From the genome of Methanobrevibacter smithii ATCC 35061, one region includes:
- a CDS encoding ATP-binding protein, with amino-acid sequence MIKREHYLNQIIDLIDKDIIKILTGVRRSGKSVLLQQVVNHLKNNGIKEENIIFIDLESPDFLSYSTINDLNEYIKSKSNKTDKYYLFFDEIQRIEGWQRLVNAYFSLDNFDVYVTGSNSKLLSGEFATYLTGRYINIKIFPFSFVEYLEYNKDSNLSEKELFMEYLTFGGFPASFELNNKIQYLKDLFDSIVFNDIVKRFDIKNVDLLIRLTHFLVSNIGQLVSANSIVKYLKKDRINVSVNTVYNYISYLEEACLIYKVKREDLIGKKILNHLEKYYVVDLGFRESILKKDLDIGQSLENIVYFELLRRGYEVNIGKYNTKEIDFICRKGSEKIYIQVTYILANEEIHKREFDPLLKVNDNYPKYVLSLDDFDMSYMGVKHLNIINFLTGNEI; translated from the coding sequence ATGATTAAAAGAGAACATTATTTAAATCAAATAATTGATTTAATTGATAAGGATATTATTAAGATTTTAACAGGAGTTAGGCGTTCTGGCAAATCTGTATTGTTACAACAGGTTGTTAATCATTTAAAAAATAATGGAATAAAAGAGGAAAATATTATTTTCATTGATTTAGAATCACCAGACTTTCTTAGTTATTCAACAATAAATGACTTAAATGAATATATAAAAAGCAAATCTAATAAAACAGATAAATATTACTTGTTTTTTGATGAAATTCAAAGAATTGAAGGTTGGCAAAGACTTGTAAATGCATATTTTTCATTAGATAATTTTGATGTTTATGTTACAGGATCAAATTCTAAATTATTAAGTGGTGAATTTGCAACATATTTGACAGGACGTTATATTAATATTAAAATATTTCCTTTTTCATTTGTTGAATATTTGGAATACAACAAAGATTCTAATTTGTCCGAAAAAGAATTATTCATGGAATATTTAACATTTGGGGGATTTCCAGCATCATTTGAATTGAATAATAAAATCCAATATTTAAAGGACTTATTTGATTCAATTGTATTTAATGATATTGTAAAAAGGTTTGATATTAAAAATGTTGATTTGTTAATTAGATTAACTCATTTTTTAGTATCAAATATAGGTCAGTTGGTTTCAGCTAATAGTATTGTTAAATATCTTAAAAAAGATAGGATAAATGTTTCTGTAAATACTGTTTATAATTATATTTCTTATCTTGAAGAGGCTTGTTTGATATATAAGGTGAAAAGAGAGGATTTAATTGGTAAAAAAATATTAAATCATTTGGAGAAATATTATGTTGTGGATTTAGGTTTTAGAGAATCTATTTTAAAAAAAGATTTGGATATAGGTCAGTCTTTAGAAAATATTGTTTATTTTGAGTTACTTAGAAGAGGATATGAAGTTAATATTGGTAAATACAATACTAAAGAAATTGATTTTATTTGCAGAAAAGGTTCTGAAAAAATTTATATTCAGGTAACTTATATTCTAGCTAATGAAGAAATTCATAAAAGAGAATTTGATCCACTTTTAAAGGTAAATGACAATTATCCAAAATATGTTCTTTCATTAGATGATTTTGATATGTCTTATATGGGAGTTAAACATCTTAATATTATAAATTTTTTAACAGGTAATGAGATTTAA
- a CDS encoding DUF2115 family protein — MKASKLLNEIRENLKDYPIDYLKNKVTDDRYKDPLTKSLAKYNSGVYDEIYEKELENDFKINDGVVQKIKGDINFYFDKYAPNDNETKEFTKYISLYLALIVKKPLHPYGNDPKKDEVYMKNNSYYCKGRAKFIKDQKSLCRYCICKNPPFAFMF, encoded by the coding sequence ATGAAAGCATCAAAATTACTTAATGAAATAAGAGAAAACCTAAAGGATTATCCAATTGATTATCTGAAAAACAAGGTAACTGATGATAGATACAAAGATCCCCTTACCAAATCACTGGCCAAATATAATTCTGGAGTTTATGATGAAATCTATGAAAAAGAGCTTGAAAATGATTTCAAAATAAACGATGGAGTCGTTCAAAAAATAAAAGGAGACATTAACTTTTATTTTGACAAATATGCTCCAAACGACAATGAAACTAAAGAATTTACAAAATACATTTCACTGTATCTGGCACTAATAGTTAAAAAACCTCTGCATCCTTATGGAAATGACCCTAAAAAGGATGAGGTTTACATGAAAAATAACAGCTATTACTGTAAAGGAAGAGCAAAATTTATAAAAGACCAGAAATCTCTCTGCAGATATTGCATTTGCAAAAATCCGCCATTTGCATTTATGTTTTAA
- a CDS encoding RpnC/YadD family protein, giving the protein MVHQSEDQLFKYATKEDGFGLLKLLKESNANIKEIDFKSENLTYNPTELVELGPKIYKTDMILELDHLIVLTEFQSTIVKTIDEKRYRLYTALVDYAKRNNKPLILIVISTAEKTKIKQYKINKDCVFTIPIVSLKDFDGDKIINNIENKIKNNQKITRHEMLNLALAPFMSSKKPLDKQIEKTVKTLDEVRKSMKCSSDFVFGIELLIVEKFIKNERQHKKLTNILRDTMKIIDEWRQEDYENGKQEGKEEEKINTAKNMLKENYTIKQIATITQLNIESIKQIKAEFGK; this is encoded by the coding sequence ATGGTTCATCAAAGTGAAGATCAATTATTCAAGTATGCTACAAAAGAAGATGGGTTTGGATTATTGAAACTTCTTAAAGAATCAAATGCAAATATAAAAGAAATAGACTTTAAATCCGAAAATTTAACATATAATCCTACAGAATTAGTAGAATTAGGTCCTAAAATATACAAAACAGACATGATACTGGAATTAGATCATTTAATTGTATTAACTGAATTCCAGTCAACAATTGTAAAAACAATAGATGAAAAACGATACAGGTTATACACTGCCCTTGTAGATTATGCAAAAAGAAACAATAAACCACTAATACTAATAGTCATCAGTACTGCTGAGAAAACAAAAATAAAACAGTACAAAATAAATAAAGACTGTGTTTTTACAATTCCAATAGTATCACTAAAAGACTTTGATGGTGATAAAATTATAAATAATATAGAAAATAAAATAAAAAATAATCAAAAAATAACCCGACATGAAATGCTAAATTTAGCTTTAGCTCCATTTATGAGCTCAAAAAAACCATTAGACAAACAAATAGAAAAAACCGTGAAAACACTAGATGAAGTAAGAAAATCAATGAAATGCAGCAGTGATTTTGTATTTGGAATAGAATTATTAATAGTGGAAAAATTCATCAAAAATGAAAGACAGCACAAAAAATTAACAAACATACTGAGGGATACCATGAAAATAATAGATGAATGGAGACAAGAAGACTACGAAAACGGAAAACAAGAAGGAAAAGAAGAAGAAAAAATAAATACCGCAAAAAATATGCTAAAAGAAAATTACACCATAAAACAAATAGCAACAATAACTCAATTAAACATTGAATCAATTAAACAAATAAAAGCAGAATTTGGAAAATAA
- a CDS encoding 2,5-diamino-6-(ribosylamino)-4(3H)-pyrimidinone 5'-phosphate reductase → MKPYVILNAAMTLDGKIATKTGSSNISGEKDLKRVHELRREVDGIMVGINTVIADNPRLTVHKIDANPEDNPVRVVVDSKCRTPIAARITNKDAKTIIAGANDYKLEFIVSDRYANFTKRGIDFFFSGDKRVDLKDLMNYLYESGIKTLMLEGGSTLNFSMIKEGLIDEIRICVAPFVVGGKDSHTLFDGEGFDTMDEGVRLELFDSFKLGDDLILQYKVLNK, encoded by the coding sequence ATGAAACCGTATGTTATTTTAAATGCAGCTATGACACTGGACGGAAAAATAGCCACTAAAACTGGCAGTTCCAATATTTCAGGTGAAAAAGATTTGAAAAGAGTTCATGAACTTAGACGTGAAGTTGATGGAATAATGGTTGGGATCAATACGGTTATTGCAGATAATCCCAGATTAACGGTTCATAAAATAGATGCAAATCCTGAAGACAATCCTGTTCGTGTGGTGGTAGACAGCAAATGCAGAACTCCAATAGCTGCACGCATAACAAATAAGGATGCAAAAACCATAATAGCGGGAGCTAATGACTATAAACTTGAATTTATTGTAAGTGACAGATATGCCAATTTTACTAAAAGGGGAATTGACTTCTTTTTCAGCGGGGATAAAAGAGTTGACCTAAAAGATTTAATGAATTATCTTTATGAAAGCGGTATTAAAACACTGATGCTTGAGGGTGGTTCAACTCTAAACTTTTCAATGATTAAAGAGGGTTTAATTGATGAAATAAGAATTTGTGTCGCTCCTTTTGTTGTTGGGGGTAAGGATTCACATACATTATTTGACGGTGAAGGATTTGACACAATGGATGAAGGGGTAAGACTGGAGCTTTTTGATTCATTTAAATTAGGTGATGACTTAATATTGCAGTATAAAGTTTTGAATAAGTGA
- a CDS encoding flavodoxin: MSGDLILYFSRAGENYYEGDLKVVEKGNTEVVADYIKEITNGDVFKVEPEIPYPEDYMECTEVTKNEKNGRVLKETLEDVGDYEGVYIGFPIWWGKMPIVFESQLDKLDFKGKVVKPFVTHEGSGFGKSKKQLKKLCKGADIRNGLEIKGSDVLGSKDKVKCWINDNL, from the coding sequence ATGTCTGGAGATTTGATTTTATATTTTTCACGTGCAGGTGAAAATTATTATGAAGGTGATTTGAAAGTAGTTGAAAAAGGAAACACTGAAGTAGTTGCAGATTATATTAAAGAGATAACTAATGGGGATGTTTTTAAGGTAGAACCGGAAATTCCCTATCCTGAAGATTATATGGAATGTACTGAAGTAACTAAAAATGAGAAAAATGGCAGAGTATTAAAGGAAACCCTTGAAGATGTTGGGGATTACGAAGGGGTTTATATAGGATTTCCCATTTGGTGGGGAAAAATGCCGATTGTTTTTGAATCTCAGTTAGATAAATTGGATTTTAAAGGTAAAGTTGTAAAACCTTTTGTTACTCATGAGGGTTCCGGTTTTGGAAAATCTAAAAAACAATTAAAAAAGCTATGTAAAGGTGCAGATATTAGAAATGGTCTTGAAATTAAGGGCAGTGATGTTTTAGGTTCAAAAGACAAAGTCAAATGTTGGATTAATGATAATTTATAA
- a CDS encoding histidinol phosphate phosphatase domain-containing protein, with the protein MNKRIDLHMHSLFSDGELLPSELARRAANLNHEVIAITDHVDYSNVEQIPQIQKAIDDINANWNIKVVLGAEVTHVPTESIDGVAKKAKDLGAQIVVVHGETLNEPVIEGTNYAAVNSEYVDILGHPGLITYEEAQIAKENGIYLEISARSGHCLGNGHVANIASEVGNKLLVNTDTHSPDNLITFEKSYEIALGAGLSKKEAMAAIVDNPRELLKSKGIL; encoded by the coding sequence TTGAATAAAAGAATAGATTTACATATGCACAGTTTATTTAGTGACGGAGAATTATTGCCTTCAGAATTGGCCCGAAGAGCTGCTAATTTAAATCACGAAGTTATAGCTATTACCGACCATGTTGATTACTCCAATGTTGAGCAGATACCTCAAATACAAAAAGCTATTGACGATATTAATGCCAATTGGAACATCAAGGTTGTTTTAGGTGCTGAAGTAACTCATGTACCTACAGAATCTATTGACGGAGTAGCTAAAAAAGCAAAAGATTTAGGTGCACAAATTGTTGTTGTTCATGGTGAAACATTAAATGAACCTGTAATTGAAGGAACCAATTATGCGGCAGTCAACAGTGAATATGTAGACATTCTAGGCCATCCCGGTTTGATTACCTATGAAGAAGCTCAAATTGCAAAAGAAAATGGAATCTATCTGGAAATAAGTGCAAGAAGTGGCCATTGTCTTGGAAACGGTCATGTAGCCAACATAGCCAGTGAAGTAGGTAATAAATTACTTGTAAATACAGATACCCATTCACCGGATAATCTAATTACCTTTGAAAAATCTTATGAAATAGCTCTTGGGGCAGGATTAAGTAAAAAAGAAGCTATGGCTGCTATTGTTGATAATCCTCGGGAATTACTTAAATCTAAAGGGATTTTATGA
- a CDS encoding DUF530 domain-containing protein produces MEESALVAKAEKYLKEISNDSIRLDNIEEFENFKRLYYKLDDRLNSLQELKESMDAQGYTTPFTSLNKYGTKAIAEVSLEEMSENSRHNQMFRMKANAKKNVLDRVKSAIDAHKIAIGHLEQCGYLKCDSCYKKYSLSEFRLKGEKCSCGHENFSFKINKDATYRLEIIPYLPLSGNYLVLMSELSGYGRNSFKKVLNILKQERKGLVKTISLVIRFRDENGRWIRKNVTLDSEYISNYEEEVRNRYGKDVRIEVLRFHRTKPAIIDDKYVRNALAISYVKYSEDIISSIKDSILKRKLSDFKRINKYDAIRYKYENEIPGFIEEYDIGELESWRQSKITEEFEKLHFIDKFGNYNRSLKRDLKIRENIEKTIFENMAPTLMMWDIFRYYLTTSHNNRKISNGPFPYIRAELDRQQRKVFQTTFKKVIKVLNEFTDLKIISIPDMDLILYEKFKFEKQSKNSNILFNYPALGAGLIHEHGNIEIETIGNVLNINDSKIKKELKNINHIRKPKSAKSKKFLDLIKK; encoded by the coding sequence ATGGAAGAATCTGCTCTAGTTGCAAAGGCTGAAAAATATCTCAAAGAGATTTCAAATGACAGTATTAGATTGGATAATATTGAAGAGTTTGAAAATTTCAAAAGATTATACTATAAACTAGATGACAGATTAAACAGTTTACAGGAATTAAAAGAGAGTATGGATGCACAGGGATACACCACTCCTTTTACATCCTTAAATAAATATGGTACAAAAGCAATAGCTGAAGTTTCACTTGAGGAAATGAGTGAAAACAGTAGACATAATCAGATGTTTAGAATGAAAGCTAATGCTAAAAAAAATGTTCTGGACAGAGTAAAATCAGCTATTGATGCTCATAAAATTGCAATTGGACATTTGGAACAATGCGGTTATCTTAAATGTGATTCATGTTATAAAAAATATTCCCTCAGCGAGTTCAGACTTAAAGGTGAAAAATGCAGCTGCGGTCATGAAAACTTCTCTTTTAAAATAAATAAGGATGCAACCTACAGATTGGAAATTATTCCATATTTGCCTTTGTCCGGCAATTATTTGGTGTTGATGAGTGAATTGTCAGGTTATGGAAGAAATTCATTTAAAAAAGTATTAAATATTCTTAAACAAGAACGTAAAGGTCTTGTAAAAACTATTTCTTTAGTTATCCGTTTTAGAGATGAAAATGGACGTTGGATTCGTAAGAATGTAACTCTGGATTCAGAATATATCAGTAATTATGAGGAAGAGGTTAGAAACAGATACGGAAAAGATGTCAGAATTGAAGTTTTAAGATTCCACAGAACCAAACCTGCTATTATTGATGATAAATATGTCAGAAATGCACTGGCTATCAGTTATGTTAAATATAGTGAAGACATTATTTCCAGCATTAAAGATTCTATTTTAAAAAGGAAACTGTCTGATTTTAAAAGAATTAATAAATATGATGCTATCAGATATAAATATGAAAATGAAATTCCAGGATTTATCGAAGAATATGATATTGGAGAGTTAGAATCCTGGAGACAGTCAAAGATTACAGAAGAATTTGAAAAGCTTCATTTCATTGATAAATTCGGTAATTACAACCGTTCTTTAAAAAGAGATTTAAAAATAAGGGAAAATATTGAAAAAACCATATTTGAAAATATGGCTCCTACTTTAATGATGTGGGATATTTTCAGATATTACTTAACAACATCACACAATAACCGTAAGATTAGCAATGGTCCATTTCCATATATTAGAGCAGAACTTGATCGTCAACAACGTAAAGTGTTCCAGACTACTTTTAAAAAGGTTATCAAGGTTTTAAATGAGTTTACAGACTTAAAAATAATTTCAATTCCAGATATGGATCTTATTTTATATGAAAAATTCAAGTTTGAAAAACAGTCCAAAAACTCAAATATTTTATTTAACTATCCTGCTTTAGGTGCTGGTTTAATACATGAACATGGTAATATAGAAATAGAAACTATTGGAAATGTATTAAATATTAATGATTCTAAAATTAAAAAGGAACTTAAAAATATTAATCATATCAGAAAACCGAAAAGTGCAAAATCCAAGAAATTTTTAGATTTAATTAAGAAGTGA
- the priL gene encoding DNA primase large subunit PriL encodes MVEVSFINPLSNEGRQIVKEYGDLNKLFDEDETLVNEIMHTANQKISDDSLIPKSYKDLAIKRIQWAIEKKNNKNYTQSEFEYLLNSSLYRQDVVTFHILCQAIAIQFNVTSRETRLFIESQGKIIEERLAKIPPGSRSEIIDDILRDIKTDGFIKWKALKDVIASKRLSLTDLLINNGNIILEEDEFLEEYSDEFTDRNPDRMYNILVGNNIKELILSRLIMQKTEEYIKRIKEMSSRIELHPAITEIGEELKEFIPEEISKYNTFYAGSGGIYGTVKGGKLLREAFPPCIRNTIEGVSSGGRNDAIVLLLTSFASYARLYPRIFASDESVKVSDMDPDLSITENEILPLIYEAADNCSPPLFDDQPQEKINIISKLGFGMHSEVDINHEGETKWYTPMSCEKIKIHLPQLCKPDSSCKGINNPLSCYGRKKYQIDNKKD; translated from the coding sequence ATGGTTGAAGTTTCATTTATTAATCCATTGTCCAATGAAGGAAGACAAATTGTTAAAGAGTACGGAGACTTAAATAAACTCTTTGATGAAGATGAAACACTTGTAAATGAAATAATGCATACTGCAAATCAGAAAATATCCGACGATTCCTTAATTCCTAAATCCTATAAAGATTTAGCTATAAAAAGAATACAATGGGCAATTGAGAAAAAAAATAATAAAAATTACACTCAAAGTGAATTTGAATACCTGTTAAATAGCAGTTTATACAGACAGGATGTTGTAACATTCCACATCCTATGTCAGGCTATAGCTATTCAGTTTAATGTAACTTCAAGAGAAACCCGACTTTTTATTGAATCCCAGGGAAAAATAATTGAAGAAAGACTGGCTAAAATTCCGCCAGGAAGCAGAAGCGAAATCATTGACGACATCTTAAGAGACATCAAAACCGACGGATTCATTAAATGGAAAGCCCTGAAAGATGTAATAGCCTCTAAAAGATTATCATTAACTGATTTGTTAATCAATAATGGGAATATTATTTTAGAAGAAGATGAATTTTTGGAAGAGTATTCTGATGAGTTTACAGATAGAAACCCTGACAGAATGTATAATATACTGGTCGGAAATAATATTAAAGAACTGATTCTTTCCAGACTTATTATGCAAAAAACAGAAGAATACATTAAAAGAATCAAAGAAATGTCATCCAGAATTGAACTCCACCCTGCCATTACTGAAATCGGAGAGGAACTAAAAGAGTTCATTCCTGAAGAAATCAGCAAATACAATACTTTCTATGCAGGCAGCGGAGGTATTTACGGTACAGTTAAAGGTGGAAAATTACTTAGAGAAGCATTTCCACCATGTATTAGAAATACCATTGAAGGAGTCTCATCCGGTGGACGTAACGACGCTATTGTACTATTATTAACTTCATTTGCATCATATGCAAGACTATATCCGAGAATCTTTGCAAGTGATGAAAGTGTTAAAGTATCAGATATGGATCCCGATTTATCAATAACAGAAAATGAAATCCTGCCTCTGATTTATGAAGCCGCAGATAACTGTTCACCACCGTTATTTGATGACCAGCCTCAAGAAAAAATCAATATCATATCAAAGTTGGGTTTTGGTATGCACAGTGAAGTTGACATCAATCATGAAGGAGAAACCAAATGGTATACTCCAATGAGCTGTGAAAAAATTAAAATTCATTTACCCCAGTTATGTAAACCTGACAGCTCATGTAAAGGAATTAATAACCCCCTATCATGTTACGGACGTAAAAAATATCAAATTGATAATAAAAAAGATTAA
- a CDS encoding MraY family glycosyltransferase, giving the protein MMLFPQLPLYAIAIICGILSFLVTRLSMPRIIRKLEKADIVGKDLHKSWKPIVAEMGGFGILFGFIIGIFSGICMHDILTFPLCIVLIVILLVGIIGIADDLLVLSSKEKLFLLFLAGIPLIWAAPPNVGIVYLICIPIAISIGSNLTNMLAGLNGIESGLGIIALTSLTISCIILGKYDVTIISMSMLGALIAFLYFNKYPAKIFPGDTGTLIIGATIVSIAFIGRVKLIALIVLLPNIIDAALKFYSAGVMERQQFKPTQVDENGNLVRPEVGFKSLIRLVLRKPIPEKQAVKIIWAIGIVCGLIGIIVAIVMPDVLQNQTLANFMQIKEFFYQLG; this is encoded by the coding sequence ATGATGTTATTCCCACAACTTCCGTTGTACGCAATAGCAATAATTTGTGGTATTTTATCTTTTTTAGTAACAAGATTATCAATGCCTAGAATTATTAGAAAATTAGAAAAGGCAGATATTGTAGGTAAGGACCTGCATAAATCATGGAAGCCGATTGTGGCTGAAATGGGTGGATTTGGTATCCTATTTGGATTTATAATAGGTATTTTTTCAGGAATATGTATGCATGACATTCTTACATTTCCGTTATGCATTGTTTTAATTGTAATTCTTCTTGTAGGGATTATAGGTATTGCTGATGATTTGCTTGTGCTTTCATCAAAAGAAAAGCTGTTCCTATTGTTTTTGGCAGGTATTCCTTTAATATGGGCAGCACCTCCAAATGTTGGAATTGTATATCTTATTTGTATTCCGATAGCTATTTCAATCGGATCCAATTTAACCAATATGCTGGCAGGTTTAAATGGAATTGAATCAGGGCTTGGAATAATTGCACTTACCTCTTTAACAATATCCTGTATTATTTTGGGAAAATATGATGTTACAATTATCAGTATGAGTATGCTTGGAGCTTTAATAGCTTTCCTGTACTTTAACAAATATCCTGCAAAGATTTTCCCTGGAGATACTGGAACTTTAATTATAGGGGCAACAATTGTTTCAATAGCTTTTATAGGTCGTGTAAAATTAATTGCTTTGATTGTGCTTTTGCCTAACATTATTGATGCAGCCCTTAAATTTTACAGTGCAGGAGTTATGGAAAGGCAACAGTTCAAACCGACTCAGGTAGATGAAAATGGAAATCTGGTAAGGCCTGAAGTCGGATTCAAATCTTTAATCAGGCTTGTACTGCGAAAACCGATTCCTGAAAAGCAGGCAGTTAAAATAATTTGGGCTATTGGAATTGTTTGCGGATTAATCGGTATAATTGTTGCAATAGTAATGCCTGATGTGCTTCAAAACCAGACATTGGCTAATTTCATGCAGATTAAGGAATTCTTTTATCAGTTAGGATGA
- the metG gene encoding methionine--tRNA ligase, whose product MSKIFISCALPYANGPCHLGHIRSTYLPADIYARYNRMIDNDVLLVCATDEHGTPIAVKADKENKKPIEIAKRYHDMIVRDVESMNISLDNFTRTTDDLHYEIAQNFFLELYNKGLIYKKDIQQLYCEKCNKFLPDRYVEGICPVCGSEARGDHCEKCGRALEPTELDEPKCLTCGSTPVIKDTYQYFFKLSEFEDDLKDYIDNNENLPANVRNYAKNWLKEGLNDWVLTRDMDWGIPLPLDEAKGKVLYVWVEAFLGYISSAAQWSRETGIKWEDYWNDTAIHFIGKDIIYHHSIFWPGLLKAYGCKLPDNIYAGEFLSLEGEKMSTSKNWVVWIADFVDKFDPDLLRYYLTINAPLNKDTDFSWDDFQRRNNDELADVIGNFLHRTFTFTHKFFDGEIPEYKNPSAEDNKFKEIIEKLPDTVGEYISDFEFRDGLLEIYRVAKIGNKYFNDQEPWKAVKEDMQKAANCLYLSNQLAKTLAYVLKPYIPNKADAIAKIINLTTPDEWKDAKVPLAEGHKINKAKPLFTKIEDDVINKQKEELQKNLKESEDENMSDLISIDDFDKVVIKIGQVKEAEKIEKSDKLLKLQVDIGDETRQIVAGLAKQYAPEELIDRKVAVVVNLQPAKLFGTLSEGMILATGESAALLSPDECEVGERIQ is encoded by the coding sequence ATGTCTAAAATTTTTATTTCATGTGCGCTTCCTTATGCAAATGGACCCTGTCATTTAGGTCATATTCGTTCTACTTACTTGCCTGCTGATATTTATGCAAGATATAATCGTATGATTGATAATGATGTTCTGTTAGTTTGTGCTACTGATGAACACGGTACTCCAATTGCTGTTAAAGCGGATAAAGAAAACAAAAAACCGATTGAAATTGCTAAAAGATATCATGACATGATTGTTCGTGATGTAGAGTCAATGAATATTTCCCTGGATAACTTTACAAGAACCACTGATGATTTACATTATGAAATTGCTCAGAATTTCTTTTTAGAATTATATAATAAGGGGTTAATTTATAAAAAGGATATTCAGCAGCTGTACTGTGAAAAGTGTAATAAGTTTTTACCTGACCGTTATGTTGAAGGTATATGTCCTGTTTGCGGATCTGAAGCACGCGGTGACCATTGTGAAAAATGCGGAAGGGCTTTGGAACCTACTGAACTTGATGAACCTAAATGTTTAACCTGCGGTTCCACTCCTGTTATTAAGGATACTTATCAGTACTTCTTTAAGTTAAGCGAGTTTGAAGATGATTTGAAAGATTATATTGATAATAATGAAAATCTTCCTGCCAATGTTAGAAATTATGCTAAAAATTGGCTTAAAGAAGGATTAAATGACTGGGTTTTAACAAGAGATATGGATTGGGGAATACCTTTACCTCTTGATGAAGCTAAAGGCAAAGTACTTTATGTTTGGGTTGAAGCATTTTTGGGTTATATCTCATCAGCTGCACAATGGTCAAGGGAAACTGGCATTAAATGGGAAGATTATTGGAATGATACTGCAATCCATTTCATTGGTAAGGATATTATTTACCATCATTCCATCTTTTGGCCAGGTCTTCTTAAGGCATACGGATGTAAATTGCCTGATAACATATATGCTGGAGAATTTTTATCTTTGGAAGGAGAAAAAATGTCCACCAGTAAAAATTGGGTTGTTTGGATAGCAGATTTTGTTGATAAATTTGACCCTGATTTACTTAGATATTACTTAACTATAAATGCACCTTTAAACAAAGATACTGATTTCTCATGGGATGATTTCCAGAGAAGAAACAATGATGAATTGGCAGATGTTATAGGTAACTTTTTACATAGAACTTTTACATTTACCCATAAATTCTTTGACGGTGAAATACCTGAATATAAAAATCCCTCTGCAGAAGATAACAAATTCAAAGAAATCATTGAAAAACTTCCTGATACTGTTGGAGAATATATTTCAGATTTTGAATTTAGAGACGGTTTGCTTGAGATTTATAGGGTAGCTAAAATTGGTAATAAATATTTCAATGATCAGGAACCATGGAAAGCTGTTAAAGAAGATATGCAAAAAGCAGCCAACTGTTTATATTTATCAAATCAACTAGCTAAAACATTGGCTTATGTACTTAAACCTTATATTCCAAATAAAGCTGATGCTATAGCTAAAATTATTAATCTGACCACTCCTGATGAGTGGAAAGATGCTAAAGTCCCATTAGCTGAAGGACACAAAATAAATAAAGCTAAACCGTTATTTACAAAAATTGAAGATGATGTAATTAACAAGCAAAAAGAAGAATTGCAGAAAAACTTAAAAGAAAGTGAGGATGAAAATATGAGTGATTTAATTAGTATTGATGATTTTGACAAAGTAGTTATTAAAATTGGACAGGTAAAAGAAGCTGAAAAAATAGAAAAATCCGATAAATTATTAAAATTACAGGTGGATATTGGAGATGAAACAAGACAAATTGTAGCAGGTCTTGCAAAACAGTATGCTCCTGAAGAATTAATTGACAGAAAAGTGGCTGTTGTTGTTAACTTGCAACCTGCAAAATTATTCGGAACCTTATCTGAAGGAATGATTCTTGCAACTGGAGAAAGTGCAGCATTATTATCTCCAGACGAATGTGAAGTCGGTGAAAGAATACAATAA